A region of Streptomyces cinnamoneus DNA encodes the following proteins:
- a CDS encoding IS701 family transposase, which yields MRAGELAAVRGRLEEFVSDVFAPLVRRDQRAKGGLYLRGLLLDGRRKSMQPMAERLGVDHQQLQQFMTSSTWQVEQVRARLAWRAVAVVRPQVWVVDDTGFPKDGRFSPGVARQYSGTLGKVGNCQIGVSVHAASGEASCPLSWRLFLPAAWDGPDAQVRRQACRIPGSERHRAKWQLALDMLDELAGCGLRPAVLVADTGYGANADFRHGLDERGLAWVLQVKGEMTAHGQDAVPHQREYGGLGPRPLPRYRTRPVSLREHVLAAGRSRGRTVTWRKGSKAAMSSHFVFLRVRLAGRRPKPAADGTIPLSWLIAQWPEGESEPVKYWISNLPADLPAKDLIRLAKARWRIEHDYRELKTALGLDHFEGRSFAGWHRHVTLVTAAHLFLTEQRTHPKAPARA from the coding sequence ATGAGGGCTGGGGAGCTTGCCGCGGTGCGGGGCCGGTTAGAGGAGTTCGTGTCGGATGTGTTCGCGCCGTTGGTGCGGCGGGATCAGCGGGCGAAGGGCGGGTTGTATCTGCGGGGGCTGCTGCTGGACGGCCGCAGGAAGTCGATGCAGCCGATGGCTGAGCGGCTTGGTGTCGATCATCAGCAGCTGCAGCAGTTCATGACGTCTTCGACCTGGCAGGTCGAGCAGGTGCGGGCCCGGCTGGCGTGGAGGGCTGTGGCCGTGGTCCGGCCGCAGGTATGGGTGGTGGACGACACCGGTTTCCCCAAGGACGGCCGTTTCTCGCCCGGGGTCGCCCGGCAGTACTCCGGCACTTTGGGCAAGGTCGGCAACTGCCAGATCGGTGTCAGCGTCCATGCCGCCTCCGGGGAGGCCTCGTGCCCGCTGTCCTGGCGCCTGTTCCTGCCCGCTGCCTGGGACGGTCCCGACGCGCAGGTCCGCAGGCAGGCCTGCCGGATCCCCGGCAGCGAGCGTCACCGGGCCAAGTGGCAGCTGGCCCTGGACATGCTCGACGAACTCGCCGGCTGCGGGCTGCGGCCTGCTGTCCTGGTCGCGGACACCGGCTACGGCGCGAACGCCGATTTCCGTCACGGTCTGGACGAACGCGGCCTGGCCTGGGTACTCCAGGTCAAGGGCGAGATGACCGCCCACGGCCAGGACGCGGTGCCGCACCAGCGTGAATACGGCGGGCTCGGCCCCAGGCCACTGCCCCGCTATCGCACCCGGCCGGTGTCATTGCGCGAGCATGTGCTGGCCGCAGGTCGCAGCCGTGGGCGGACCGTGACCTGGCGCAAGGGATCGAAAGCGGCAATGAGCTCGCATTTCGTGTTCCTGCGCGTCCGGCTCGCGGGCCGTCGCCCGAAGCCGGCTGCCGACGGCACCATCCCCTTGTCCTGGCTGATCGCCCAATGGCCCGAGGGCGAAAGCGAACCAGTGAAGTACTGGATCTCGAACCTGCCGGCCGACCTCCCCGCCAAGGATCTGATCCGTCTGGCGAAAGCCCGGTGGCGGATCGAGCATGACTACCGCGAGCTGAAAACAGCCCTGGGCCTGGACCACTTCGAGGGCCGCTCGTTCGCCGGCTGGCACCGGCACGTCACCCTCGTCACTGCCGCCCATCTGTTCCTGACCGAACAGCGGACACACCCAAAAGCCCCTGCCAGGGCCTGA